The proteins below are encoded in one region of Ephemeroptericola cinctiostellae:
- a CDS encoding YkgJ family cysteine cluster protein has translation MTMVCRLGCAACCIAPSISSPIVGMPNGKPAGVRCVQLDERDLCRLFGDARRPKVCGGLQASPEMCGETREHAMVFLMRLEHETMPSEVNV, from the coding sequence ATGACAATGGTGTGTCGCTTGGGTTGCGCAGCATGTTGCATTGCGCCATCAATCAGCTCACCCATCGTGGGTATGCCCAATGGCAAACCTGCAGGCGTGCGTTGTGTGCAGTTGGATGAGCGGGATTTGTGTCGTTTGTTTGGAGATGCGCGTCGTCCTAAAGTGTGTGGTGGTTTGCAGGCATCACCAGAGATGTGCGGTGAAACACGTGAGCATGCAATGGTGTTTTTGATGCGATTGGAGCATGAAACCATGCCCAGCGAGGTGAATGTGTGA
- a CDS encoding CinA family protein translates to MSLNLTPDMVARVMTLADRLNQQGWHMGTAESCTGGGIAHTLTELAGASSWFTGGIVAYSNAVKQDVLNVRTDDLAKYGAVSEPVVAQMAGGALRTLGVNCSIAVSGIAGPGGATAEKPVGTVCIAWGWRDGVGTTFVRTVTRHFEGDRAAIRQQTIAAGLDGLIRVCELNKLNVPVPAHVFED, encoded by the coding sequence ATGAGTTTAAATTTAACACCAGACATGGTTGCGCGCGTGATGACGTTGGCGGATCGTTTGAATCAGCAGGGTTGGCACATGGGTACGGCGGAGTCGTGCACGGGTGGCGGCATCGCTCATACATTGACTGAACTTGCAGGCGCAAGCAGTTGGTTTACCGGTGGCATTGTGGCGTACAGTAATGCGGTGAAGCAAGATGTGTTAAATGTGCGCACCGATGATTTGGCAAAATATGGCGCAGTCAGTGAACCTGTTGTGGCACAAATGGCGGGGGGGGCTTTGCGCACGCTGGGTGTGAATTGCAGCATCGCGGTCAGTGGCATCGCGGGTCCAGGCGGAGCGACAGCGGAAAAGCCAGTGGGTACGGTGTGCATCGCTTGGGGTTGGCGCGATGGTGTTGGTACGACGTTTGTGCGTACCGTGACGCGTCATTTTGAAGGTGATCGTGCCGCGATTCGCCAGCAAACGATTGCGGCGGGGCTGGATGGTTTGATTCGGGTGTGTGAGTTGAATAAATTGAATGTGCCCGTGCCTGCACACGTGTTTGAAGATTAA
- a CDS encoding phosphatidylglycerophosphatase A family protein, which produces MQTRFQWMLVHPAHIIAQGVGSGLLHPASGTWGTLVGWLVFVFLNQSLGAYAWAWPLVLAVSFPVGVWACHVTGKQLGVHDDSSIVFDEMWAIWLVMLFVMPAPLWQQAIAFALFRLFDIWKPYPIRLVDAQWTNGLGVMLDDVMAAFYALLVFSVGKQAFFWMMS; this is translated from the coding sequence GTGCAAACACGTTTTCAATGGATGCTGGTGCATCCTGCTCATATCATTGCGCAGGGTGTGGGTTCTGGCTTGTTGCATCCCGCGTCTGGGACGTGGGGTACGTTGGTGGGCTGGTTGGTGTTTGTCTTTCTCAATCAATCATTGGGTGCGTATGCTTGGGCGTGGCCGTTGGTGCTGGCGGTGAGCTTTCCTGTGGGTGTGTGGGCGTGTCATGTGACGGGCAAGCAGTTGGGGGTGCACGATGATTCGTCGATTGTGTTTGATGAAATGTGGGCGATTTGGTTGGTGATGTTGTTTGTCATGCCCGCACCGTTGTGGCAGCAGGCGATTGCATTCGCCTTGTTTCGGCTGTTTGACATTTGGAAGCCATATCCGATTCGCTTGGTGGATGCGCAGTGGACGAATGGTTTGGGCGTGATGTTGGACGATGTGATGGCGGCGTTTTATGCGTTGTTGGTGTTCTCGGTGGGTAAGCAGGCTTTCTTTTGGATGATGTCATGA
- the thiL gene encoding thiamine-phosphate kinase, translating to MHEFQIIQSYFTSPPLRADLGVGDDCALFRVTQGHQCAVTSDMLVAGRHFFWDVDARTLGHKALAVNLSDLAAMGAEPLGFTLSLALPAVSEAWLADFSGGLLNLAREFNCDLIGGDTTKSVASLEHNGLVINITAFGQVPAGAAIRRDGARVGDDVWVSGTLGDAACALALLLRERSGEVLSVAEALALTALRPRLECPMPRVALGAALRGVASSMLDLSDGLAGDVRHVLQASNADVEIDCDALPLSSPLKNLNLEQECPLWHAWRDALTGGDDYELCFTAPVTQRDVLAALSIHVGVPLTRVGRVVEREGEAPNVLWRSENSPEGLVHMSEWRGYNHFS from the coding sequence ATGCACGAATTCCAAATCATCCAGTCTTATTTCACCTCACCCCCGCTGCGTGCGGACCTTGGTGTGGGCGATGATTGTGCCTTGTTTCGCGTGACTCAAGGGCATCAGTGTGCAGTGACCAGCGACATGTTGGTGGCGGGGCGGCATTTTTTCTGGGATGTGGATGCGCGCACTTTGGGACATAAAGCGTTGGCCGTGAATCTGTCGGATTTGGCGGCGATGGGCGCGGAGCCGTTGGGGTTTACGTTGTCATTGGCCCTGCCTGCTGTGAGTGAGGCGTGGCTTGCTGATTTTAGTGGTGGTTTGTTGAACTTGGCGCGTGAGTTCAATTGTGATTTAATCGGTGGCGATACAACGAAAAGTGTGGCTTCGCTTGAACACAATGGCTTGGTGATCAACATCACGGCATTTGGGCAAGTCCCCGCAGGTGCGGCGATTCGCCGTGATGGTGCGCGAGTGGGGGATGATGTATGGGTGTCGGGAACGCTGGGTGATGCGGCGTGCGCGTTGGCGTTGTTGCTGCGCGAGCGGTCGGGCGAGGTTTTGAGTGTGGCGGAGGCGCTGGCTTTGACGGCTTTGCGCCCACGGTTGGAATGCCCCATGCCCAGAGTGGCTTTGGGTGCAGCGTTGCGTGGGGTGGCGAGCAGCATGTTGGACCTGTCGGATGGCTTGGCGGGCGATGTGCGCCATGTGTTGCAGGCGTCAAATGCCGATGTGGAAATTGATTGCGATGCTTTGCCGTTGTCGTCTCCATTGAAAAATCTTAATCTTGAGCAAGAATGCCCCTTGTGGCATGCTTGGCGCGATGCGCTGACGGGTGGCGATGATTATGAGCTGTGCTTTACCGCACCTGTAACGCAGCGCGATGTGTTGGCGGCTTTATCCATCCATGTGGGTGTGCCTTTGACGCGAGTCGGGCGGGTGGTTGAGCGGGAGGGTGAGGCGCCGAATGTGCTGTGGCGCAGTGAAAATTCACCCGAAGGCTTGGTACACATGAGTGAGTGGCGCGGGTATAATCATTTTTCTTAG
- the nusB gene encoding transcription antitermination factor NusB, whose translation MAKETNSKSARRRSRELVVQGLYQWIVTGEASRSAADLFIRETPDFHKADETYYKQMFSGVVDQVDGLREAITPFIDRPLIELSPVEHGVLLVAAYELKNELSVPYKVVINEAVEITKSFGGTDGFKYVNGVLDKLAGSLRTEEVAAAS comes from the coding sequence ATGGCTAAAGAAACCAACAGCAAAAGCGCCCGCCGCCGTTCACGTGAACTGGTCGTGCAAGGCCTCTACCAATGGATCGTGACAGGCGAAGCCAGCCGCAGCGCTGCGGACTTGTTCATCCGCGAAACCCCTGATTTTCACAAAGCCGATGAAACTTATTACAAACAAATGTTTAGCGGTGTGGTCGATCAAGTGGATGGGCTCCGTGAAGCCATCACCCCATTTATTGATCGCCCCTTGATTGAGCTCTCACCTGTTGAGCACGGCGTTTTGCTTGTTGCGGCGTATGAGCTGAAAAACGAATTGTCCGTTCCCTACAAAGTCGTCATCAACGAGGCGGTCGAAATCACCAAGAGCTTCGGCGGTACCGATGGGTTTAAATACGTCAATGGCGTGCTGGATAAGCTTGCAGGCAGTTTACGTACAGAAGAAGTTGCCGCAGCATCATAA
- the ribH gene encoding 6,7-dimethyl-8-ribityllumazine synthase, with the protein MIEQFKPEITGKGLRIGIVQARFNEDICNALLNACVTELLAQGLTEEDILYITVPGALEVPLALQMLCQSEEFDALIALGAVVRGETYHFDLVSNESGAGITKVGLDHNMPIANAILTVENDEQAFARVVEKGTDAARVAIEMACLYEGLDEFIGFTSDEEEA; encoded by the coding sequence ATGATTGAACAATTCAAACCTGAAATCACAGGCAAAGGCTTGCGCATTGGCATTGTCCAAGCCCGCTTTAACGAAGACATCTGCAATGCTTTGCTCAACGCTTGCGTGACCGAACTGCTGGCACAAGGCTTGACCGAAGAAGACATCTTGTACATCACCGTTCCGGGTGCACTCGAAGTGCCATTGGCTTTACAAATGCTGTGTCAATCGGAAGAGTTCGACGCGCTGATCGCCCTCGGTGCCGTTGTTCGCGGTGAAACCTATCATTTTGACCTCGTGTCAAATGAATCGGGCGCGGGCATCACCAAAGTCGGTCTCGATCACAACATGCCCATCGCCAACGCGATTTTGACCGTTGAAAACGACGAGCAAGCTTTTGCCCGCGTGGTTGAAAAAGGCACAGACGCTGCCCGCGTTGCCATCGAAATGGCCTGTCTGTATGAAGGCCTCGATGAATTTATTGGATTTACCTCAGACGAAGAAGAAGCATAA